A window of the Eleutherodactylus coqui strain aEleCoq1 chromosome 8, aEleCoq1.hap1, whole genome shotgun sequence genome harbors these coding sequences:
- the LOC136578034 gene encoding taste receptor type 2 member 41-like: MKLELIITRSVILVITGVTGTFINSIIVLLNFRFWRDVTTSKSYNRLLFVIGLTNTILQAHFIFDAILKIYSLYLLNENLLLCVITFGFTLVDVNIWNTTWLSLLCCVRLVNSSHCFYLKIKAKFFSSLPLLIVGSVLFAVTINLPLFWTTKLHIPTNTTDSPASGYFISLDAYYIIFSSLFGFSVPFCMTCVSIGFSISTLLGHIRRMERSDSHLTSAQLQGHYRAVKTMVIRVFLDFLFFFIIVLGVSVPLILNSTTYSVLWLAVLTYPTSQAFILVFGNPKLKSAVCGLIKC, translated from the coding sequence ATGAAGCTGGAACTGATTATCACAAGATCTGTCATTCTGGTCATCACTGGGGTCACTGGGACCTTCATTAACTCCATCATTGTTCTGTTGAACTTCAGATTCTGGAGAGATGTCACCACCTCCAAAAGTTACAATAGATTGCTCTTTGTTATCGGCCTCACAAACACCATCTTACAAGCACACTTCATCTTTGATGCTATTTTAAAGATTTATAGTTTATATTTGCTGAACGAAAATCTTTTATTATGTGTGATTACTTTTGGTTTCACACTCGTTGACGTCAATATTTGGAACACCACCTGGCTCTCCTTACTCTGCTGTGTCCGGCTGGTTAATTCCTCTCACTGTTTTTACCTTAAGATAAAGGCAAAGttcttctcctctcttcctcttcttatAGTCGGCTCAGTCCTGTTTGCTGTTACCATTAATTTACCATTATTCTGGACAACCAAGCTACATATTCCTACAAATACAACCGATTCGCCAGCGTCTGGTTACTTTATTTCTCTGGATGCTTACTACATTATCTTCAGCTCACTTTTTGGCTTTTCTGTTCCCTTCTGTATGACTTGTGTCTCTATCGGGTTCagtattagtactttattaggaCACATCAGGAGAATGGAGCGCAGTGACTCCCATCTGACGTCTGCCCAGCTGCAGGGACATTACCGAGCCGTCAAGACAATGGTCATACGTGTTTTCTTagactttttattctttttcattATAGTCTTAGGAGTTTCTGTCCCATTGATTCTTAATTCGACCACATACTCTGTCCTCTGGTTAGCTGTCCTCACGTATCCCACTTCTCAAGCTTTCATTTTAGTTTTTGGAAATCCCAAATTAAAGAGTGCAGTTTGTGGTCTCATAAAGTGTTAA